A genomic region of Gemmata massiliana contains the following coding sequences:
- a CDS encoding slipin family protein encodes MMAPMKRIAFGFRKEITVFEFERGLLYRDGRLERTLEPGRYQFGRSERVEVAKVSLRETSHVVPGQGLLTADRIEVRVTLVAQYRVTDPALALHAVENYSEQLHQELQLALRDVVAARTIEQLLEGRAEIGTELLRLAEPARRYGVELSRVGLRDVILPREAQRVLMLEVEADRTGRADLVKARHEVAAARARANTAKLLAETPEIARMQELDALLALAGKGGNVVVLPNLADMFAPRRDRNEG; translated from the coding sequence ATGATGGCCCCGATGAAGCGGATCGCGTTCGGGTTCCGCAAAGAGATCACGGTGTTCGAGTTCGAGCGCGGCCTGCTTTACCGGGACGGGCGCCTCGAACGCACGCTCGAACCGGGGCGCTACCAATTCGGCCGGTCGGAGCGCGTGGAGGTTGCCAAGGTCTCGCTCCGGGAGACGAGCCACGTCGTTCCGGGGCAGGGGCTCCTCACCGCCGATCGCATTGAAGTGCGGGTGACGTTGGTCGCTCAGTACCGCGTCACCGATCCGGCGCTGGCGCTACACGCGGTCGAGAACTACTCCGAGCAACTGCACCAGGAACTTCAACTGGCACTGCGCGACGTCGTCGCTGCTCGGACGATCGAGCAGTTGTTGGAGGGGCGCGCGGAAATCGGGACCGAGTTGCTCCGGTTGGCGGAACCGGCCCGGCGCTACGGCGTCGAGTTGAGTCGCGTGGGGTTGCGGGACGTGATCCTACCGCGCGAGGCCCAGCGCGTGCTGATGCTGGAAGTAGAGGCCGACCGAACCGGACGTGCGGATCTCGTCAAGGCGCGACACGAAGTCGCTGCGGCGCGGGCACGAGCGAACACGGCGAAGCTCCTGGCCGAAACTCCCGAAATCGCTCGGATGCAGGAACTCGACGCGCTGCTGGCTCTGGCCGGTAAGGGCGGTAACGTGGTCGTGCTGCCCAACCTGGCCGATATGTTCGCCCCGCGACGCGACCGAAACGAGGGGTAA
- a CDS encoding DUF1559 family PulG-like putative transporter translates to MVAQRRSGFTLIELLVVIAIIAVLIGLLLPAVQKVRAAAARLKCQNNLKQVGVAFMNCCDSNSGKIPINHWYPNVPGDHGSVFFHLLPYMEGSNVHDEHLCTFTGYNSTGRSAWAKPGDLGNPSLPGRSGRANKPFSTYICPADWTAPAGGTDGEFTFGSYATNFLVTSAPGNEPWLYNPRSIAYRRYPASIPDGTSNTLLTSEKLARATTGEIFQRPYLAENAGNLIFTNLVNASHFGYDGVVNERQTPVDYSVARFVVRPTEDYCKSNTRPAHGGGRSSFPCA, encoded by the coding sequence ATGGTCGCCCAGCGCCGAAGCGGTTTCACGCTGATCGAGTTGCTCGTCGTCATCGCCATCATCGCTGTTCTCATCGGGCTCCTGCTGCCCGCGGTGCAGAAGGTGCGCGCCGCTGCAGCGCGGTTGAAGTGCCAGAACAACCTCAAACAGGTCGGGGTGGCGTTCATGAATTGCTGCGATTCCAACAGCGGCAAGATCCCGATCAACCACTGGTACCCGAACGTTCCCGGCGACCACGGTAGCGTCTTCTTCCACCTGCTCCCGTACATGGAAGGCAGCAACGTTCACGACGAGCACCTGTGTACGTTCACCGGGTACAACTCGACCGGGCGCTCGGCCTGGGCCAAGCCGGGCGACCTCGGCAACCCGTCCCTGCCGGGGCGGAGCGGCCGGGCGAACAAGCCGTTCTCCACGTACATCTGCCCGGCGGACTGGACGGCGCCGGCCGGCGGCACCGACGGCGAATTCACGTTCGGTAGCTACGCCACGAACTTCCTGGTGACCAGCGCCCCGGGCAACGAGCCGTGGCTCTACAACCCGCGGTCGATCGCGTACCGGCGGTACCCGGCGTCAATCCCCGACGGCACCTCGAATACGCTCCTCACCTCTGAGAAACTCGCCCGGGCCACAACCGGGGAAATATTCCAGCGACCGTACTTGGCCGAAAACGCCGGGAACTTGATCTTCACCAACCTGGTCAACGCGAGCCACTTCGGGTACGACGGGGTTGTGAACGAGAGGCAAACGCCGGTCGATTATTCCGTAGCCCGGTTCGTGGTTCGGCCGACCGAAGACTACTGCAAGTCCAACACCCGCCCGGCCCACGGGGGTGGCCGCTCGAGCTTTCCGTGTGCATGA
- a CDS encoding H-X9-DG-CTERM domain-containing protein produces MTNASTGHTGGINGGLADGSVRFIREGISDAVWWTAMTPDRGDILGANW; encoded by the coding sequence ATGACGAACGCCAGTACGGGGCACACCGGCGGCATCAACGGCGGGCTGGCGGACGGGAGCGTCCGGTTCATCCGGGAGGGGATTTCCGACGCCGTGTGGTGGACCGCAATGACCCCAGACCGCGGCGACATTCTGGGCGCGAACTGGTGA
- a CDS encoding tyrosine-type recombinase/integrase, with translation MWLLSVVRNCLRKKATGTLGVVVVSKDGDRRKAVTSLVGEWAESLRVKGTSADQIELLKARVPRVNSGCGFDRVRDLNGDTAYTFIGGLKVREDSDQFASYQTRNFYLSAMKQFARFLIRRKILTENPFYDLEPWDVRKDRKHDRREVTADELQSLISTTEVADVTRSKLSAVDRAMLYCVAVFTGLRSAELGSLRSESFNLEPAEVTVPGKFTKNGDPAVQPLPPAIVPLLTEWLMGKPANSLCWPGPWAKNKGAGKFLKADLEAADVPYVKDGLFADFHGLRHELRLAPDPKRGEPEGSVGAGAAQHDHTDRG, from the coding sequence ATGTGGTTGCTGTCGGTGGTCCGCAACTGCTTGCGCAAGAAGGCCACAGGCACGCTCGGCGTAGTTGTAGTGAGTAAGGACGGCGACCGACGGAAAGCTGTCACTTCTCTTGTGGGCGAGTGGGCAGAATCACTGCGTGTGAAGGGCACATCTGCAGACCAAATTGAATTACTCAAAGCGCGTGTGCCCCGAGTTAATTCCGGGTGCGGGTTTGATCGCGTCCGCGACTTGAATGGCGACACCGCGTACACGTTCATCGGCGGGTTGAAGGTACGCGAAGACTCCGATCAGTTCGCGAGCTACCAGACGCGGAACTTCTACCTCTCGGCAATGAAGCAATTCGCCCGGTTCCTGATCCGCCGAAAGATTCTCACGGAGAACCCGTTCTATGACCTTGAACCGTGGGACGTGCGGAAGGATCGCAAGCACGATCGCCGGGAGGTTACGGCCGACGAACTTCAATCGCTTATCTCAACTACGGAAGTGGCCGACGTTACGCGGTCGAAACTCTCGGCGGTCGACCGAGCAATGCTTTACTGTGTCGCTGTGTTCACCGGCTTGCGGTCGGCAGAACTCGGGTCGCTCAGGTCTGAATCCTTTAACCTCGAACCCGCCGAAGTTACGGTGCCGGGAAAGTTCACCAAAAACGGCGACCCCGCGGTTCAGCCGCTTCCGCCAGCAATCGTTCCCCTGCTGACGGAGTGGTTGATGGGCAAACCTGCGAACTCGCTCTGCTGGCCAGGCCCGTGGGCGAAGAATAAAGGCGCGGGGAAATTTCTCAAGGCAGACTTGGAAGCTGCGGACGTACCTTACGTCAAGGACGGGCTTTTTGCGGACTTCCACGGTTTGCGGCACGAGTTACGTCTCGCGCCTGATCCGAAGCGGGGTGAACCTGAAGGTAGTGTAGGCGCTGGCGCGGCACAGCACGATCACACTGACCGCGGATAG
- a CDS encoding DUF1156 domain-containing protein, with amino-acid sequence MIPKECKRFAEVDFLIAVVSAHAPREKSIRHGHPSTLHLWWARRPLVACRSMLLALLLPDPADPLCPPAFKSKSRELLPLTGCRDAGGTDISLRRALLKFIGDFANWDNAGVEVYLKVGRGLVKAAHPEEDPLVVDPFAGGGSIPLEALRLGCEAFASDLNPVACLINKVLLEDIPRHWPDLAERMHDASEKVKKAAAAELAAYYPPDADGAKPIAYLWARTVRCESSGCGAEIPLVKSFWLSKKQGQPRALRAVAFKRVTDDQPPSVRIEVFEPRDT; translated from the coding sequence ATGATCCCCAAAGAGTGCAAGCGGTTCGCGGAAGTGGACTTCCTCATCGCAGTTGTGTCGGCGCACGCGCCCCGCGAGAAGTCCATCCGGCACGGGCACCCGTCTACGCTGCACCTGTGGTGGGCGCGGCGGCCCCTTGTGGCCTGTCGCTCGATGCTGCTGGCGCTGCTCTTGCCCGATCCCGCCGACCCGCTGTGCCCGCCCGCGTTCAAGTCGAAGTCCCGTGAACTGCTCCCGCTCACGGGCTGTCGCGACGCCGGCGGTACCGATATCAGCCTGCGCCGGGCGCTGCTCAAGTTCATCGGCGACTTCGCCAACTGGGACAATGCGGGCGTCGAGGTGTACTTGAAGGTCGGGCGCGGGCTGGTGAAGGCCGCGCACCCGGAGGAAGACCCCCTCGTGGTCGATCCGTTCGCGGGCGGCGGGTCGATCCCGCTGGAGGCGCTGCGGCTTGGGTGCGAGGCGTTCGCTTCGGACCTCAACCCTGTCGCGTGCCTGATCAATAAGGTGCTGCTCGAAGACATCCCGCGGCACTGGCCCGACTTGGCAGAGCGAATGCACGACGCGAGCGAGAAGGTGAAGAAGGCAGCCGCAGCAGAACTGGCAGCGTACTACCCGCCGGACGCAGATGGTGCCAAGCCGATCGCGTACCTGTGGGCGCGGACAGTTCGATGCGAGTCTTCTGGCTGTGGGGCCGAGATTCCGCTCGTGAAATCATTCTGGTTGTCGAAGAAGCAGGGGCAACCACGAGCTTTGAGAGCGGTGGCGTTCAAACGCGTTACAGACGACCAGCCGCCAAGTGTCCGTATTGAAGTGTTTGAACCAAGGGATACGTGA
- a CDS encoding DUF3883 domain-containing protein → MKNLKVNPETEKRAMDAVMAFEIAHERVPEDVSLQNLGYDISSLHLASGELRLIEVKGIGAARGTVFLTPSERRVADDRRDCYWLYVVTDCDTTPVVKLFKDPARFPWTEVTGVKHYQLDTNKMS, encoded by the coding sequence GTGAAAAACCTCAAGGTGAACCCCGAGACCGAGAAGCGGGCGATGGACGCGGTAATGGCGTTCGAGATTGCCCACGAGCGCGTCCCCGAAGACGTAAGCCTTCAGAACCTCGGGTATGACATCAGCAGCCTGCACCTTGCGTCCGGGGAGCTCCGCCTCATCGAAGTAAAGGGCATCGGTGCCGCGAGAGGTACAGTGTTTCTCACGCCCAGCGAGCGCCGCGTGGCCGACGACCGGCGCGACTGTTATTGGTTGTACGTCGTCACCGATTGCGACACGACGCCGGTCGTGAAGCTGTTCAAAGACCCGGCCCGGTTCCCGTGGACCGAGGTAACGGGGGTGAAACACTACCAACTCGACACCAACAAAATGAGTTAG
- a CDS encoding DEAD/DEAH box helicase: MSGLLIRELKLRGLAERILIVCPANLAFQWQRELKEKFDEKFVVMKGSDIREQFGVNQWTDQDRVTTSLDLAKRNDILPGLKQARWDLVIVDEAHRMSWSLPAKKTARYALGELLRDSTDHLLLLTATPHKGDPANFSLFLQLLDPDAYADTTSIREAMNNGRAPFYLRRTKEKMVFFPELQPDGSWKAKSIFTKRIPRTVDFHIDGDEYDLYRAVTKFVKRQSAAAANSENPQARAVGFLTALFQRRLASSTFSLRSSLANRATRLDEALKKALNTTITADLPDADELDEMDDAERDKFERQIAAATLSKNADQVRTEIGELRDLAARAKLVEDAQTETKLCKLKDLLTSEGFFTDPGKRLLVFTEFRDTLDYLMKVLKEDWKFTVGCIHGGMHAGDPVNPQPGTRLYAEQRFKKGDTQVLVATEAAGEGINLQCCHVLFNYDIPWNPNRLEQRMGRIHRYGQDKDCLIFNFVATNTIEGSVLQKLLEKLQEIRKALDDAVFNVVGEVLPAAQIERVLCDYDAGKLGEGDLEDELLKDVDEGHFRAICQNALEGLASKKLNLSMLIERKAKAQERRVVPETIARFLAEAAARVPFALKPVNQLPHTFDPAKTPHTLRTYEAAPDWKLPVLADKYPRFTTERDAAKQHSLE; encoded by the coding sequence ATGTCAGGGTTGCTCATCCGCGAACTGAAGCTCCGCGGGTTGGCCGAGCGCATCCTCATCGTGTGTCCCGCGAACCTCGCGTTCCAATGGCAGCGCGAGTTGAAGGAGAAGTTCGACGAAAAGTTCGTAGTGATGAAAGGCTCCGACATCCGCGAGCAGTTCGGTGTTAACCAGTGGACTGATCAAGACCGGGTTACCACTTCGCTCGATCTAGCGAAGCGTAACGACATCCTGCCCGGGTTGAAGCAAGCGCGATGGGACCTCGTCATTGTGGACGAAGCTCACCGCATGTCGTGGTCACTGCCCGCGAAAAAGACAGCCCGGTACGCACTTGGGGAGCTGCTCCGCGACTCGACTGACCACTTACTATTGCTCACCGCCACACCGCACAAGGGTGACCCGGCCAACTTCAGCTTGTTCCTGCAGTTACTCGACCCAGACGCGTACGCAGATACCACCTCGATCAGAGAGGCGATGAACAACGGTCGTGCGCCGTTCTATCTGCGGCGCACCAAGGAGAAGATGGTATTCTTCCCGGAGCTCCAGCCGGACGGGTCGTGGAAGGCCAAGTCGATCTTCACCAAACGCATCCCACGTACCGTAGACTTCCACATCGACGGCGACGAGTACGATCTCTACAGGGCGGTCACCAAGTTTGTGAAGCGCCAGAGCGCCGCTGCGGCGAACAGCGAGAACCCGCAGGCGCGAGCCGTCGGGTTCCTGACGGCGCTGTTCCAGCGGCGGCTCGCGTCCAGCACGTTCTCGCTTCGGTCGTCTCTCGCGAATCGCGCCACACGGCTCGATGAGGCACTCAAGAAGGCGCTCAACACTACCATCACAGCTGACCTACCGGACGCGGACGAACTCGACGAGATGGACGACGCCGAGCGCGACAAGTTCGAACGCCAGATCGCCGCCGCAACTCTCTCGAAAAACGCCGACCAGGTGCGGACCGAGATCGGCGAACTCCGCGACCTTGCGGCGCGCGCCAAACTCGTCGAAGACGCCCAGACCGAAACCAAGCTGTGTAAGCTCAAGGATTTGTTGACGAGCGAGGGATTCTTCACGGACCCGGGGAAGCGGTTGCTCGTCTTCACCGAGTTCCGCGATACCCTCGATTACCTGATGAAGGTGCTCAAGGAAGACTGGAAGTTCACCGTCGGGTGTATCCACGGGGGAATGCATGCGGGCGATCCTGTAAACCCGCAACCCGGAACGCGGCTCTACGCCGAACAGCGGTTCAAGAAAGGCGACACGCAGGTCCTCGTCGCCACCGAAGCTGCGGGCGAAGGGATCAACCTTCAGTGCTGCCACGTCCTGTTCAATTACGACATCCCGTGGAATCCGAACCGACTCGAACAGCGGATGGGCCGCATTCACCGGTACGGGCAGGACAAAGACTGTCTCATCTTCAACTTCGTGGCGACCAACACCATTGAGGGAAGCGTCCTTCAAAAGCTGCTGGAGAAGTTGCAGGAGATCCGCAAGGCGCTGGACGACGCGGTGTTCAACGTGGTCGGAGAGGTTTTGCCCGCGGCCCAGATCGAGCGCGTGTTGTGCGACTACGACGCCGGGAAACTCGGCGAAGGCGACCTCGAAGACGAGTTGCTCAAGGACGTGGACGAGGGGCACTTTCGCGCGATCTGCCAAAACGCTCTCGAAGGGCTGGCGTCGAAGAAACTGAACCTGAGCATGCTCATCGAACGCAAGGCCAAGGCGCAAGAGCGCCGGGTGGTGCCGGAAACCATCGCCCGGTTCCTCGCGGAGGCTGCGGCGCGGGTTCCGTTCGCGCTCAAGCCGGTGAACCAACTGCCGCACACGTTCGACCCGGCAAAGACCCCGCATACGCTCCGGACCTACGAGGCCGCACCGGACTGGAAATTGCCGGTGCTGGCCGACAAGTACCCCCGGTTCACCACCGAGCGCGATGCGGCCAAGCAGCACAGCCTGGAGTGA
- a CDS encoding DUF1559 family PulG-like putative transporter, giving the protein MVIDDRVNRVVGYFNGTDLSTDLDDALQKSARRRARVATARDQLATLRRLGPRRIGAHGLAGHVAVLEGRHAHARLQCQNNQKPLALALHNYHAQAGAVPQHADAWRAATGGRPAVRVGAIPERLTRNAAWCFRTERR; this is encoded by the coding sequence ATGGTTATCGACGATCGGGTGAATCGGGTGGTCGGGTATTTCAACGGGACGGACCTTAGCACGGACTTGGACGATGCGCTGCAAAAATCGGCTCGTCGCCGCGCGAGAGTTGCAACCGCCAGGGACCAGTTGGCCACTTTACGCCGTCTTGGCCCTCGTCGGATTGGTGCTCACGGTTTGGCTGGTCACGTCGCCGTACTTGAGGGGCGTCATGCGCATGCTCGGCTCCAGTGCCAGAACAACCAGAAGCCGCTCGCCCTCGCGCTCCACAATTATCACGCTCAGGCCGGGGCAGTTCCCCAACACGCTGATGCTTGGCGAGCAGCCACCGGCGGCCGACCTGCGGTACGGGTGGGGGCAATCCCAGAACGGCTCACTCGAAATGCTGCTTGGTGCTTCCGAACGGAACGTCGGTGA
- a CDS encoding H-X9-DG-CTERM domain-containing protein, producing MVPHTGGANFVFGDRSVRFLRYSAEPIISALTTRAGGAVATVPE from the coding sequence TTGGTCCCACACACCGGCGGTGCGAATTTTGTCTTCGGCGACAGGTCCGTTCGCTTCCTCCGTTACTCGGCAGAACCGATTATCTCCGCACTGACTACCCGCGCGGGCGGAGCGGTCGCAACCGTCCCGGAATGA
- a CDS encoding DUF1559 domain-containing protein, producing MSRTVRRSAFTLIELLVVIAIIAILIGLLLPAVQKVREAAARMSCQNNIKQLAIATHSYHDAVNQFPTSGAPGYVDNNSVNTQNWSWLVKILPYIEQDNLFRATGAPTAVLNTNPTAVQTNVKTFLCPSDSNNTTPRTDTNIAYNTTFAVAMTNYKGVSGSAWMWGSYATGASGVTGTNPGLDSGNGWIYRSNGGQNFPGARTMASITDGTSNTFFVGEDVADFNQHLSWPHFNSCTGTTAIPPNNINTVASRGDWPNVYSFRSRHTNGLNFALGDGSVRFVTNSIALSTYRAFGTMNGGEVASLD from the coding sequence ATGTCCCGCACGGTTCGGCGGTCAGCGTTCACGCTGATCGAGCTGCTCGTTGTCATCGCCATCATCGCGATCCTGATCGGTCTGTTGCTGCCCGCGGTCCAGAAGGTCCGCGAGGCCGCCGCCCGCATGTCCTGTCAGAACAACATCAAGCAGTTGGCCATCGCCACCCACTCGTACCACGACGCGGTCAACCAGTTCCCGACCTCCGGCGCGCCGGGGTACGTGGACAACAACAGCGTCAACACCCAGAACTGGAGCTGGCTCGTCAAGATCCTGCCGTACATCGAGCAGGACAACCTGTTCCGCGCGACCGGCGCGCCGACGGCGGTGCTCAACACCAACCCGACGGCCGTGCAGACGAACGTGAAGACCTTCCTGTGCCCGTCGGACTCCAACAACACCACCCCCCGCACCGACACGAACATCGCATACAACACGACGTTCGCCGTGGCGATGACGAACTACAAAGGGGTGAGCGGCAGCGCCTGGATGTGGGGGTCATACGCGACCGGTGCCTCCGGCGTCACCGGGACCAACCCCGGCCTGGACAGCGGGAACGGGTGGATTTACCGGTCGAACGGCGGCCAGAACTTCCCGGGGGCGCGGACCATGGCCAGCATCACCGACGGGACGAGTAACACTTTCTTCGTCGGCGAAGACGTCGCCGACTTCAACCAGCACCTCTCGTGGCCGCACTTTAACAGCTGCACCGGGACGACGGCGATTCCGCCGAACAACATCAACACCGTCGCTTCGCGCGGCGACTGGCCGAACGTGTACTCGTTCCGCAGCCGGCACACCAACGGGCTGAACTTCGCGCTCGGGGACGGTTCGGTACGCTTCGTCACGAACAGCATCGCCCTGTCAACTTACCGCGCCTTCGGCACGATGAACGGCGGCGAGGTCGCGAGCCTGGATTGA
- a CDS encoding diacylglycerol/lipid kinase family protein: MRPLNDSPAPKDLGAATICVFFNPRAGTANRIEDLRDALAADSRVVLHELGSDDDLGRLAGEAGATQDVVAVAGGDGTVHAAANGRVAARARATLAVLPLGTGNDFCRTMAVPLDSIEALALLRTGRSRAVDAVKLGGDRTGFMVNAATGGFSGRVAADVTPDLKAFWGPLAYLRGAVGTVTDPPRYRLTVRFDDGAPKSFDALNVVVANARTAGGGPGRADREPGGRSPGCGHRPDRGST; the protein is encoded by the coding sequence ATGCGACCGCTCAACGACTCCCCGGCCCCGAAGGATCTTGGGGCCGCAACGATCTGCGTCTTCTTTAACCCCAGAGCCGGGACGGCAAATCGGATCGAGGATCTACGCGACGCGCTCGCCGCCGACTCTCGTGTTGTGCTGCACGAACTCGGTTCCGACGACGACCTGGGGCGGCTCGCGGGCGAGGCGGGAGCCACCCAGGACGTGGTGGCCGTGGCCGGCGGGGACGGGACCGTCCATGCCGCGGCCAACGGGCGGGTCGCGGCCCGCGCGCGAGCAACCCTGGCCGTACTCCCGCTCGGAACCGGTAACGACTTCTGCCGCACGATGGCGGTTCCGCTCGACTCGATCGAGGCCCTCGCGCTGCTCCGGACCGGCCGGTCCCGTGCGGTCGACGCGGTGAAGCTGGGTGGGGACCGCACCGGGTTCATGGTGAACGCCGCGACCGGCGGGTTCAGCGGCCGGGTGGCAGCCGATGTGACCCCGGACCTGAAGGCGTTCTGGGGGCCGCTCGCGTACCTGCGCGGGGCCGTGGGCACCGTCACCGATCCGCCCCGATACCGCCTAACGGTGCGCTTCGACGACGGCGCCCCCAAATCGTTCGATGCCCTGAACGTGGTGGTCGCGAACGCCCGTACCGCGGGCGGGGGTCCCGGCCGCGCCGACCGCGAACCCGGAGGACGGTCTCCTGGATGTGGTCATCGTCCGGACCGCGGGAGCACTTGA
- a CDS encoding diacylglycerol kinase family protein: protein MVIVRTAGALELSVVAARLLHGDYLGDENVVHRLARKVEIESHPALPVSIDGELGEGERFTFEVVPGALRALTGPGYCAGRGRILPRNP, encoded by the coding sequence GTGGTCATCGTCCGGACCGCGGGAGCACTTGAGCTGTCGGTGGTCGCGGCCCGGCTCCTCCACGGCGATTACCTCGGGGACGAGAACGTGGTGCATCGGCTCGCCCGGAAGGTGGAAATCGAGTCGCACCCGGCGCTCCCGGTGAGCATCGACGGCGAGTTAGGTGAGGGCGAGCGGTTCACGTTCGAGGTGGTGCCCGGGGCGCTCCGGGCACTCACCGGGCCGGGGTACTGTGCGGGCCGCGGGAGAATTCTCCCTCGAAACCCCTGA
- a CDS encoding phosphatase PAP2 family protein, with the protein MCWHWRACSSPCSRSRARTFPAPGTRGSASRAGTRCARSGSSGTRAGWSLPAGGVRGRVGAVLVCATVAGAVCWSRVYLGAHYPTDVLAGTLAAGAWVAACLIGRHYVVNRTNGRG; encoded by the coding sequence GTGTGCTGGCACTGGAGGGCGTGCTCAAGCCCCTGTTCGCGATCGCGCGCCCGGACCTTCCCGGCACCCGGTACCCGGGGTTCAGCTTCCCGAGCGGGCACGCGCTGCGCGCGGTCGGGTTCTTCGGGTACTCGGGCGGGCTGGTCGTTACCGGCAGGTGGTGTGCGTGGGCGCGTGGGGGCGGTGCTGGTGTGTGCAACCGTGGCCGGCGCGGTGTGTTGGAGCCGGGTGTACCTGGGAGCACATTACCCGACGGACGTATTGGCCGGAACCCTAGCCGCCGGAGCCTGGGTCGCAGCTTGTCTGATCGGCCGGCACTACGTAGTGAACCGGACGAACGGGCGCGGGTAG
- a CDS encoding TIGR02996 domain-containing protein — protein sequence MTEREAFVRKICEAPADDTARLVYADWLDEYGDEADHTRAKFIRQRYPAAVIGLSRQPKPAARPWATYARALFAGVVPRAWATWLVPSPGSPVWNRWWKNRTWSEMCRKGWS from the coding sequence GTGACCGAGCGCGAAGCCTTCGTGCGGAAGATCTGCGAGGCCCCGGCGGATGATACGGCCCGCTTGGTGTACGCGGACTGGCTCGACGAGTACGGGGACGAGGCCGATCACACAAGGGCCAAGTTCATTCGACAGCGTTACCCGGCCGCAGTGATCGGCTTGTCGCGCCAGCCCAAGCCCGCGGCTCGGCCTTGGGCCACATACGCACGCGCGTTGTTCGCGGGCGTGGTGCCGCGGGCTTGGGCGACTTGGCTCGTACCGTCGCCGGGCTCACCGGTGTGGAATCGCTGGTGGAAGAACAGAACGTGGTCCGAGATGTGCCGAAAGGGCTGGTCCTGA
- a CDS encoding IS256 family transposase has translation MDAILKSQAEHLAREMGTRVTTLDDLNGLMRAMMTTARERMLNTEMDVHLGRRTETTVTDNPTPDAPTTNATERVSAAPKSRRNGHSQKTVSGDLGDLQLRTPRDRNGTFEPQLVATGPRRLDGFDEKILALYAKGLTTRDIQDIVKDLYGVEVSPARVSEITTDLDAEVTAWRTRRLDGVWPIVYLDGIVVHVRGENGRVSPHTMYVAIGVNLQGRKELLVLAGRLGIGLMWLPTQCPELNPVDHLWRELKRLVAANRQFRTIDEEPRYAERWFLGLTAREALRKAGMLAEGCWLSALM, from the coding sequence ATGGATGCGATCCTCAAGAGCCAAGCCGAGCACCTGGCCCGCGAGATGGGGACCCGGGTCACCACTCTGGACGACCTCAACGGTCTGATGCGGGCCATGATGACGACCGCGCGGGAGCGCATGCTCAACACCGAGATGGACGTCCACCTCGGACGACGGACCGAGACGACGGTCACCGACAACCCAACGCCCGACGCACCGACAACCAACGCGACCGAACGTGTCTCCGCGGCTCCCAAGAGCCGTCGCAACGGGCATTCGCAGAAGACCGTCAGCGGCGATCTGGGCGACCTCCAACTGCGCACCCCGCGGGACCGCAACGGCACCTTCGAGCCGCAACTGGTCGCCACGGGGCCGCGCCGGCTCGACGGGTTCGATGAGAAGATCCTGGCCCTCTACGCCAAGGGCCTGACGACCCGCGACATCCAGGACATCGTGAAGGATCTGTACGGCGTGGAGGTGTCACCGGCGCGGGTCTCGGAGATCACCACCGACCTCGATGCCGAGGTCACCGCGTGGCGCACCCGGCGGCTCGACGGGGTGTGGCCGATCGTGTACCTGGACGGCATCGTGGTCCACGTGCGGGGCGAGAACGGGCGCGTTTCGCCGCACACGATGTACGTCGCGATCGGCGTGAACCTCCAGGGCCGCAAGGAGCTCTTGGTACTGGCCGGGCGGTTGGGCATCGGGCTGATGTGGCTCCCGACCCAGTGCCCGGAACTGAATCCGGTGGACCACCTGTGGCGGGAACTCAAGCGACTCGTCGCGGCCAATCGACAGTTCCGGACCATCGACGAGGAGCCGAGGTACGCCGAGCGCTGGTTCCTCGGGTTGACCGCACGAGAAGCACTCCGGAAGGCCGGAATGTTAGCCGAGGGCTGTTGGCTCAGCGCTTTAATGTGA